A segment of the Serratia fonticola genome:
TCCCGGTGCCGGGCGGTGCACAAGAAGCGTTACAAGGCGTCCAGATCACCACGCCGCAGGCCGTATCAGAAACGCTAGAGGCCCATCGTCATGCATGGCAACAGGCCGAATTGGGCAGTGCCTGGTCACGGGTGATTGCACTGGTGGTTCAACCCGGCGTCGAGTTTGATCATCACGGAGTGGAACACTACCAACCCGTTGCGGCCCAGGCCCTTAGCCGTTTTATCGAACATCAGCCGGGGCTGTTGTATGAGGCGCACTCAACGGATTACCAGGCACCACAGGCTTACCGGCAATTGGTACGCGATCATTTCGCCATTCTGAAAGTGGGGCCGGCACTGACCTTTGCCCTGCGTGAAGCCTTGTTTGCTCTCGATCGTATTGAGCGTGAATGGTTAGGTGAACACCGTTCAGCCCAGTTGTGCGCCACGCTTGAACAGGTGATGCGTGAACAACCTCAGCAGTGGAGCCGTTATTACCATGGTAGCCCGCATCAACAATATCTGGATCGGCATTACAGTCTGAGCGATCGCGTGCGTTATTACTGGCCGCAGCCGCAAGTCCAACAGGCGGTGGATGCATTGATGGACAATCTACGTCGCTCCCCGGTGCCCTTGGCGCTACTCAGCCAATATTTACCCGATCAGGCGCGAGCTTTAAATGCCGGTGAACTTGGCCACGATCCGCAAGATTGGGTTATTCACAAAATTACCCAGGTGCTCGAAGACTATCACTCAGCCTGTTACCCAGAGGTGTGCTGACATGCCCAATATTCTGATGACCCGTATTGATAACCGCCTGGTGCATGGTCAGGTTGGGGTGACCTGGACCAATACGCTGGGGGCCAATCTGGTCGTGGTTGCCAACGATGCCGCCGCCGCCGATCCGGTACAGCAGAACCTGATGGATATGGTTGTGGCTGAGGGGGTACAGACCCGTTATTTCTCGCTGCAGAAAACCATTGATGTGATTCATAAGGCGGCAGATAGGCAAAAGATTTTCCTGGTATGCAAAACGCCACAGGACGTGCTGACGCTGGTGCGCGGCGGTGTGCCAATCAAGTTCGTCAACGTTGGCAATATGCATTTTGCCGAAGGGAAGCGGCAAATCCATAAGACGGTATCGGTAGATGACGATGACGTTGCGGCATTCCGCGAGCTGACAGCATTGGGCGTAACCTGTGAGGTCCGCCGGGTACCGGATGAAGCGGGCGAAGCCATAGGCAAACTGCTCGCGTGAGCACTGGGGGGAATATGTTAACTGACGCATTATTGATTGCATTGTTGGCGGGGTTGGCTGGGGTTGATCTGTTTGACGGTTTGACCCACTTTCACCGCCCGGTGGTGATGGGCCCTCTGGTGGGTCTGATTCTTGGGGATGTCACGACGGGGTTGCTGGTCGGAGGGACGCTGGAGTTGGTCTGGATGGGGATGGTGCCACTGGCGGGGGCACAGCCGCCAAATGTGGTCATCGGTGGTGTGGTCGGCACGGCATTTGCCATCCTCACCAAGGCCGATCCCAAAGTGGCCATTGGGGTGGCAGTACCGTTCGCCATTGCGGTTCAGGGTTGTATCACGCTGCTGTTTACCGTGTTTTCCCCGATGATGCACCGTTGCGATCGCATGGTGAAGGAGCTGAACTGGCGCGGTGTTGAACGGGTGAACTATCTCGGTATCAGCATCCTGTTTGTTTTTTACTTTGTGGTGGCGTTTTTGCCGATTTACTTTGGTGCCGATGCGGCCAGCGCCATGGTGCAGAAAGCGCCGGTTTGGCTGCTGGATGGGTTGGCGGTCGCAGGGGGCATGATGCCTGCAATCGGCTTCTCACTGTTGATGAAAGTGATGATGAAGAAAACCTATGTGGCTTATTTCATCCTTGGTTTTATCTCGGTGACTTTTCTTAAGCTGCCGATCCTGGCGGTGGCACTAGGGGCATTGGCAATTGCCCTGATCGATTTCTTCAACAGTCAACGGGCTGACGCAGAGGTGATCAGAAAGCCTGTTCAACCGGAGGACGCCGAAGATGGCATTTAATGATTCTGACGATCTGCTGGCGCAAAAAGCAGAAAAGCGGTTGGCGCAGGCACTGGCGACCAGCCAGGTAGAACAGGACGATTATGTTGATAGCTGCCCGGCGCAAGCGCTGACGCGTGGAGATATCAACCGAATGGCATGGCGATCGTTACTGTTGCAGGCCTCGTTCAACTATGAGCGTATGCAAGCCGGTGGTTGGTTGTATACCCTGATCCCCGGTTTGCGCAAGATTCATCGTAACCCGCAGGATTTGGCGAACTCCATGAAAATGCATATGGAGTTTATTAACGTGCATCCGTTTGACGTCACCTTTCTTTCCGGGTTGGTGTTGGCGATGGAGCAGAACAAGGAGCGGATCTCCACCATTCGTGCGGTAAAAGTGGCACTGATGGGGCCGCTTGGTGGTATCGGCGATGCCTTATTCTGGCTGACGCTATTACCGATCTGCGCAGGGATTGGGGCCTCTTTGGCTCTGGAAGGCAGTTTGTTTGGGCCGATAGTGTTTCTGCTGTTATTTAACGTTTTTCATTTTGGGTTGCGTTTCGGTCTGGCGCATTACGGTTATCAGGCGGGG
Coding sequences within it:
- a CDS encoding D-tagatose-bisphosphate aldolase, class II, non-catalytic subunit — encoded protein: MQQWLQLVEQHKAGQPVGIFSVCSAHPWVLQAALLQAKTRGTPVLIEATSNQVNQFGGYTGQNAAQFRDALWRMAADIGLPQSEIWLGGDHLGPNAWQDRPAQEAMALSETLIDDYVRAGFRKIHLDCSMSCADDPTPLGDEVVAQRAARLCAVAERAWQQSGGEAPVYVIGTEVPVPGGAQEALQGVQITTPQAVSETLEAHRHAWQQAELGSAWSRVIALVVQPGVEFDHHGVEHYQPVAAQALSRFIEHQPGLLYEAHSTDYQAPQAYRQLVRDHFAILKVGPALTFALREALFALDRIEREWLGEHRSAQLCATLEQVMREQPQQWSRYYHGSPHQQYLDRHYSLSDRVRYYWPQPQVQQAVDALMDNLRRSPVPLALLSQYLPDQARALNAGELGHDPQDWVIHKITQVLEDYHSACYPEVC
- the agaV gene encoding PTS N-acetylgalactosamine transporter subunit IIB, yielding MPNILMTRIDNRLVHGQVGVTWTNTLGANLVVVANDAAAADPVQQNLMDMVVAEGVQTRYFSLQKTIDVIHKAADRQKIFLVCKTPQDVLTLVRGGVPIKFVNVGNMHFAEGKRQIHKTVSVDDDDVAAFRELTALGVTCEVRRVPDEAGEAIGKLLA
- the agaW gene encoding PTS N-acetylgalactosamine transporter subunit IIC encodes the protein MLTDALLIALLAGLAGVDLFDGLTHFHRPVVMGPLVGLILGDVTTGLLVGGTLELVWMGMVPLAGAQPPNVVIGGVVGTAFAILTKADPKVAIGVAVPFAIAVQGCITLLFTVFSPMMHRCDRMVKELNWRGVERVNYLGISILFVFYFVVAFLPIYFGADAASAMVQKAPVWLLDGLAVAGGMMPAIGFSLLMKVMMKKTYVAYFILGFISVTFLKLPILAVALGALAIALIDFFNSQRADAEVIRKPVQPEDAEDGI
- a CDS encoding PTS system mannose/fructose/sorbose family transporter subunit IID; the protein is MAFNDSDDLLAQKAEKRLAQALATSQVEQDDYVDSCPAQALTRGDINRMAWRSLLLQASFNYERMQAGGWLYTLIPGLRKIHRNPQDLANSMKMHMEFINVHPFDVTFLSGLVLAMEQNKERISTIRAVKVALMGPLGGIGDALFWLTLLPICAGIGASLALEGSLFGPIVFLLLFNVFHFGLRFGLAHYGYQAGTSALALLKTHTRRISHAASIVGMTVIGALVASYVHLSTPLIMHAGKATVALQTDVLDKLMPNLLPLCFTLLIFFLMKCGFSPVKLIGVTVVIGVVGKFVGLL